The proteins below come from a single Tachypleus tridentatus isolate NWPU-2018 chromosome 13, ASM421037v1, whole genome shotgun sequence genomic window:
- the LOC143239928 gene encoding EF-hand domain-containing protein 1-like isoform X3, with translation MSGLSRLQLPFLPGFSFAEPNETKFNCPQTLTYKSGCAIAVPNQVVSPLEHLQLESHLGEGKVHYLTYGKQKKAPSNHQSSTLPNFIKFDKKVLKFDAYFKENIQNSMLEEYRIRHVNIYYYLIDDTMSISEPVIENSGIPQGKLVIRQKVPKNNEGEFFSWKDLNIEEDITIYGRTYHIVDCDKWSHDTMEIREVHKLNDGRDPYPLFLHRHKVPKDRSNVSSLFPIASTEPSETETENWFKDSDFAVGKTIQIYGRNFLLYDCDEFTKNYYKSKFGVEDFHPIEIKTEPVTLKKIETPPYNGFGSMEDSLQSCFSLVPHPPKKNIVKMLQNDGKVLRFEAVLNSVWPIDQSRKFIISYHLADDTISIYERPIRNSGLQGGKFLRRMQIAKPNSNPNSPEYYSIQDFKLGAPVIAAGRQFIITKADDLTLKYLEEHEQKFKVNGEYSDGQTQKRDIQCGPDEATSL, from the exons ATGTCAGGACTCAGTCGCCTACAGCTTCCATTTTTGCCAGGATTTTCATTTGCAGAACCAAAT gAAACTAAATTCAACTGTCCTCAGACACTGACATACAAAAGTGGATGTGCCATTGCAGTTCCTAATCAAGTGGTGTCTCCTCTCGAACATTTACAACTTGAAAGTCACCTGGGAGAAGGAAAAGTTCATTACTTAACATATGGAAAGCAAAAAAAAGCTCCTTCAAATCATCAGTCATCTACTTTAcccaattttattaaatttgataaGAAA GTTCTGAAATTTGATGCCTACTTCAAAGAGAACATTCAAAACTCAATGCTAGAAGAATATAGAATTCGTCATGTGAACATCTATTATTATCTTATTGATGACACCATGAGCATATCAGAACCTGTAATAGAAAATAGTGGAATTCCTCAG GGTAAACTAGTAATTCGTCAGAAAGTCCCAAAAAATAATGAAGGTGAATTTTTCTCTTGGAAAGATCTAAATATAGAAGAAGACATTACCATCTATGGGAGAACATATCATATTGTCGATTGTGATAAATGGAGTC ATGATACAATGGAAATCAGAGAAGTCCACAAACTTAATGATGGAAGAGACCCATATCCTTTGTTTCTTCATCGTCATAAGGTGCCAAAAGACAGAAGCAATGTATCAT CATTGTTTCCTATTGCTTCCACGGAACCAAGTGAAACAGAGACTGAAAATTGGTTCAAAGACTCAGATTTTGCTGTAGGaaaaactatacaaatatatGGACGAAATTTCCTGTTATATGATTGTGATGAGTTTACCAAGAATTATTACAAGTCCAAATTTGGTGTAGAAGATTTTCATCCTATAGAAATTAAGACTGAGCCtgtcactttaaaaaaaatt GAAACTCCACCATACAATGGATTTGGATCAATGGAAGATTCCCTACAGTCCTGCTTTTCTCTGGTACCTCATCcaccaaaaaaaaacattgtgaaaATGTTACAGAATGATGGAAAAGTTCTCAGATTCGAAGCAGTTTTG AATTCTGTATGGCCTATTGATCAAAGTCGCAAGTTTATCATCTCCTATCATCTAGCTGATGACACAATCTCCATCTATGAAAGACCAATTAGGAACTCTGGTTTACAAGGTGGAAAGTTCCTTCGAAGAATGCAGATTGCTAAACCAAACAGCAATCCTAATAGCCCCGAGTACTACAGTATCCAAGATTTCAAGTTAGGAGCACCTGTGATTGCTGCTGGTAGACAATTCATTATAACTAAAGCTGATGATCTTACCCTGAAATATCTAGAAGAACATGAACAAaaatttaaag TGAATGGTGAATATTCTGATGGTCAGACACAGAAGAGAGATATCCAATGTGGTCCAGATGAAGCAACAAGTCTCTAG
- the LOC143239928 gene encoding EF-hand domain-containing protein 1-like isoform X2, which produces MSGLSRLQLPFLPGFSFAEPNETKFNCPQTLTYKSGCAIAVPNQVVSPLEHLQLESHLGEGKVHYLTYGKQKKAPSNHQSSTLPNFIKFDKKVLKFDAYFKENIQNSMLEEYRIRHVNIYYYLIDDTMSISEPVIENSGIPQGKLVIRQKVPKNNEGEFFSWKDLNIEEDITIYGRTYHIVDCDKWSREYLVSQGIHVPSSKQLPADPYFKKRQKDFKQHNFTTSSTEDKLWKLLNLDRQVLRFYCVWEDQDKIVSELRSFILQFYLVDDTMEIREVHKLNDGRDPYPLFLHRHKVPKDRSNVSSLFPIASTEPSETETENWFKDSDFAVGKTIQIYGRNFLLYDCDEFTKNYYKSKFGVEDFHPIEIKTEPVTLKKIETPPYNGFGSMEDSLQSCFSLNSVWPIDQSRKFIISYHLADDTISIYERPIRNSGLQGGKFLRRMQIAKPNSNPNSPEYYSIQDFKLGAPVIAAGRQFIITKADDLTLKYLEEHEQKFKVNGEYSDGQTQKRDIQCGPDEATSL; this is translated from the exons ATGTCAGGACTCAGTCGCCTACAGCTTCCATTTTTGCCAGGATTTTCATTTGCAGAACCAAAT gAAACTAAATTCAACTGTCCTCAGACACTGACATACAAAAGTGGATGTGCCATTGCAGTTCCTAATCAAGTGGTGTCTCCTCTCGAACATTTACAACTTGAAAGTCACCTGGGAGAAGGAAAAGTTCATTACTTAACATATGGAAAGCAAAAAAAAGCTCCTTCAAATCATCAGTCATCTACTTTAcccaattttattaaatttgataaGAAA GTTCTGAAATTTGATGCCTACTTCAAAGAGAACATTCAAAACTCAATGCTAGAAGAATATAGAATTCGTCATGTGAACATCTATTATTATCTTATTGATGACACCATGAGCATATCAGAACCTGTAATAGAAAATAGTGGAATTCCTCAG GGTAAACTAGTAATTCGTCAGAAAGTCCCAAAAAATAATGAAGGTGAATTTTTCTCTTGGAAAGATCTAAATATAGAAGAAGACATTACCATCTATGGGAGAACATATCATATTGTCGATTGTGATAAATGGAGTCGTGAGTATCTAGTAAGCCAAGGTATTCATGTCCCTTCTTCAAAACAATTACCTGCTGatccttattttaaaaaaagacaaaaagacTTTAAACAGCATAATTTTACTACTTCTTCAACTGAGGACAAGTTATGGAAGCTATTAAATCTTGATCGGCAAGTTTTACGTTTTTACTGTGTTTGGGAGGATCAAGACAAAATAGTTAGTGAGCTTAGATCTTTCATACTGCAG TTTTATCTTGTAGATGATACAATGGAAATCAGAGAAGTCCACAAACTTAATGATGGAAGAGACCCATATCCTTTGTTTCTTCATCGTCATAAGGTGCCAAAAGACAGAAGCAATGTATCAT CATTGTTTCCTATTGCTTCCACGGAACCAAGTGAAACAGAGACTGAAAATTGGTTCAAAGACTCAGATTTTGCTGTAGGaaaaactatacaaatatatGGACGAAATTTCCTGTTATATGATTGTGATGAGTTTACCAAGAATTATTACAAGTCCAAATTTGGTGTAGAAGATTTTCATCCTATAGAAATTAAGACTGAGCCtgtcactttaaaaaaaatt GAAACTCCACCATACAATGGATTTGGATCAATGGAAGATTCCCTACAGTCCTGCTTTTCTCTG AATTCTGTATGGCCTATTGATCAAAGTCGCAAGTTTATCATCTCCTATCATCTAGCTGATGACACAATCTCCATCTATGAAAGACCAATTAGGAACTCTGGTTTACAAGGTGGAAAGTTCCTTCGAAGAATGCAGATTGCTAAACCAAACAGCAATCCTAATAGCCCCGAGTACTACAGTATCCAAGATTTCAAGTTAGGAGCACCTGTGATTGCTGCTGGTAGACAATTCATTATAACTAAAGCTGATGATCTTACCCTGAAATATCTAGAAGAACATGAACAAaaatttaaag TGAATGGTGAATATTCTGATGGTCAGACACAGAAGAGAGATATCCAATGTGGTCCAGATGAAGCAACAAGTCTCTAG
- the LOC143239928 gene encoding EF-hand domain-containing protein 1-like isoform X1: protein MSGLSRLQLPFLPGFSFAEPNETKFNCPQTLTYKSGCAIAVPNQVVSPLEHLQLESHLGEGKVHYLTYGKQKKAPSNHQSSTLPNFIKFDKKVLKFDAYFKENIQNSMLEEYRIRHVNIYYYLIDDTMSISEPVIENSGIPQGKLVIRQKVPKNNEGEFFSWKDLNIEEDITIYGRTYHIVDCDKWSREYLVSQGIHVPSSKQLPADPYFKKRQKDFKQHNFTTSSTEDKLWKLLNLDRQVLRFYCVWEDQDKIVSELRSFILQFYLVDDTMEIREVHKLNDGRDPYPLFLHRHKVPKDRSNVSSLFPIASTEPSETETENWFKDSDFAVGKTIQIYGRNFLLYDCDEFTKNYYKSKFGVEDFHPIEIKTEPVTLKKIETPPYNGFGSMEDSLQSCFSLVPHPPKKNIVKMLQNDGKVLRFEAVLNSVWPIDQSRKFIISYHLADDTISIYERPIRNSGLQGGKFLRRMQIAKPNSNPNSPEYYSIQDFKLGAPVIAAGRQFIITKADDLTLKYLEEHEQKFKVNGEYSDGQTQKRDIQCGPDEATSL from the exons ATGTCAGGACTCAGTCGCCTACAGCTTCCATTTTTGCCAGGATTTTCATTTGCAGAACCAAAT gAAACTAAATTCAACTGTCCTCAGACACTGACATACAAAAGTGGATGTGCCATTGCAGTTCCTAATCAAGTGGTGTCTCCTCTCGAACATTTACAACTTGAAAGTCACCTGGGAGAAGGAAAAGTTCATTACTTAACATATGGAAAGCAAAAAAAAGCTCCTTCAAATCATCAGTCATCTACTTTAcccaattttattaaatttgataaGAAA GTTCTGAAATTTGATGCCTACTTCAAAGAGAACATTCAAAACTCAATGCTAGAAGAATATAGAATTCGTCATGTGAACATCTATTATTATCTTATTGATGACACCATGAGCATATCAGAACCTGTAATAGAAAATAGTGGAATTCCTCAG GGTAAACTAGTAATTCGTCAGAAAGTCCCAAAAAATAATGAAGGTGAATTTTTCTCTTGGAAAGATCTAAATATAGAAGAAGACATTACCATCTATGGGAGAACATATCATATTGTCGATTGTGATAAATGGAGTCGTGAGTATCTAGTAAGCCAAGGTATTCATGTCCCTTCTTCAAAACAATTACCTGCTGatccttattttaaaaaaagacaaaaagacTTTAAACAGCATAATTTTACTACTTCTTCAACTGAGGACAAGTTATGGAAGCTATTAAATCTTGATCGGCAAGTTTTACGTTTTTACTGTGTTTGGGAGGATCAAGACAAAATAGTTAGTGAGCTTAGATCTTTCATACTGCAG TTTTATCTTGTAGATGATACAATGGAAATCAGAGAAGTCCACAAACTTAATGATGGAAGAGACCCATATCCTTTGTTTCTTCATCGTCATAAGGTGCCAAAAGACAGAAGCAATGTATCAT CATTGTTTCCTATTGCTTCCACGGAACCAAGTGAAACAGAGACTGAAAATTGGTTCAAAGACTCAGATTTTGCTGTAGGaaaaactatacaaatatatGGACGAAATTTCCTGTTATATGATTGTGATGAGTTTACCAAGAATTATTACAAGTCCAAATTTGGTGTAGAAGATTTTCATCCTATAGAAATTAAGACTGAGCCtgtcactttaaaaaaaatt GAAACTCCACCATACAATGGATTTGGATCAATGGAAGATTCCCTACAGTCCTGCTTTTCTCTGGTACCTCATCcaccaaaaaaaaacattgtgaaaATGTTACAGAATGATGGAAAAGTTCTCAGATTCGAAGCAGTTTTG AATTCTGTATGGCCTATTGATCAAAGTCGCAAGTTTATCATCTCCTATCATCTAGCTGATGACACAATCTCCATCTATGAAAGACCAATTAGGAACTCTGGTTTACAAGGTGGAAAGTTCCTTCGAAGAATGCAGATTGCTAAACCAAACAGCAATCCTAATAGCCCCGAGTACTACAGTATCCAAGATTTCAAGTTAGGAGCACCTGTGATTGCTGCTGGTAGACAATTCATTATAACTAAAGCTGATGATCTTACCCTGAAATATCTAGAAGAACATGAACAAaaatttaaag TGAATGGTGAATATTCTGATGGTCAGACACAGAAGAGAGATATCCAATGTGGTCCAGATGAAGCAACAAGTCTCTAG